In the genome of Monodelphis domestica isolate mMonDom1 chromosome 2, mMonDom1.pri, whole genome shotgun sequence, one region contains:
- the LOC100016306 gene encoding histone H1.4-like: MSETAPAAPAAPAPAEKAPAKKKGKKPSAAGGARRKAAGPPVSELITKAVSASKERNGVSLAALKKALAAAGYDVDKNNSRIKLGLKSLVSKGTLVQTKGTGASGSFKLNKKAPAADTKAKAKKPAASKTKKAAGAAKKPKKATGSAGAKKSAKKSPKKAKKPAAAKKAAKSPKKAKAAKPKKVAKSPAKPKATKAKKVAKPKAAKPKAAKSKKAAAKK, from the coding sequence ATGTCCGAGACGGCCCCCGCCGCTCCAGCCGCCCCTGCCCCCGCGGAGAAGGCCCCGGCCAAGAAAAAGGGCAAGAAGCCTTCGGCGGCCGGAGGAGCGCGGCGCAAGGCCGCAGGTCCCCCTGTGTCGGAGCTGATCACGAAAGCCGTGAGCGCCTCCAAGGAGCGGAATGGCGTGTCTCTGGCAGCCCTGAAGAAGGCGCTGGCGGCCGCCGGCTACGACGTGGACAAGAACAACAGCCGCATCAAGCTCGGGCTCAAGAGCCTGGTGAGCAAGGGCACTCTGGTGCAGACTAAGGGCACCGGCGCCTCGGGCTCCTTCAAGCTGAACAAGAAGGCCCCGGCGGCCGACACGAAGGCGAAGGCCAAGAAGCCCGCTGCCAGCAAGACCAAGAAGGCTGCCGGCGCGGCCAAGAAGCCCAAGAAGGCGACGGGGTCGGCAGGAGCCAAGAAGAGCGCGAAGAAGAGCCCCAAGAAAGCGAAGAAGCCGGCGGCCGCCAAGAAAGCGGCCAAGAGCCCGAAGAAGGCCAAGGCAGCCAAGCCCAAGAAGGTGGCCAAGAGCCCGGCCAAGCCCAAGGCCACCAAGGCCAAGAAGGTAGCCAAGCCCAAAGCAGCTAAGCCCAAGGCCGCCAAAAGCAAGAAGGCGGCAGCCAAGAAGTAG